A window of the Pseudoalteromonas sp. A25 genome harbors these coding sequences:
- a CDS encoding RNA polymerase sigma factor: protein MLIDANQALSHKDKKPIDELILKVQQGDQKAFEQLYRAHEKRVYGLCLRLLASPEYAEDVTQEVFVQLWNKISQFQGQSQFSTWLHSVTSNIAISYLRKHKNWLHKVVSIEGSGMDEQTSNMCEGLNGLDKLVVRLPERARLVFVLHAVEGYRHEEIASMLNMAVGSSKSQYHRARQLLQEWYNNE, encoded by the coding sequence ATGTTAATAGATGCCAATCAGGCATTGTCACACAAAGATAAAAAGCCAATTGATGAGTTGATTTTAAAAGTTCAGCAGGGCGATCAAAAAGCCTTTGAACAGCTTTATAGAGCGCACGAAAAACGAGTTTATGGCCTTTGTCTTAGATTGTTAGCATCGCCTGAGTATGCTGAAGATGTAACCCAAGAGGTGTTTGTGCAGTTATGGAACAAAATATCTCAATTCCAAGGGCAATCACAGTTTTCAACATGGCTACACAGTGTTACCAGCAATATAGCCATAAGTTACTTGCGTAAGCATAAAAACTGGTTACACAAAGTGGTTAGTATTGAAGGCAGTGGGATGGATGAGCAAACAAGTAACATGTGTGAAGGGTTAAATGGCCTAGATAAGTTAGTTGTTCGTTTACCAGAGCGTGCCAGACTCGTGTTTGTTTTGCATGCTGTAGAGGGATACCGGCATGAAGAGATTGCCTCTATGTTAAACATGGCCGTGGGGTCTAGTAAGTCACAATATCATCGTGC
- a CDS encoding polymer-forming cytoskeletal protein, translated as MMKKQKGFTLVKVLLLSTMAGVVVFGAMKETLVQERLTGNFQKSMNARFLSEKGIYIVAQRLRDELVLSPLLTRDELIATQGVYTGGGELGDDLKYDVTVAAHPSDESLIVITSSGERYSGDSNDKIIAYYKFTKGSTTPVNDSLLAGCTGVYLQGSGLIDSYDSSVGTYEQTKSGNAVITTSSVNGDVTLKGHSIIKGDVNAAGSVYLLGSSHVYGNVTANGSVEISPGNGMRVDGNVLTVGNIEHLGGEISGYVRANGNALMKWGATITNQNNDSFDIQYGGTGTFPDGSEFYQNGIHYSASRFNVNPQIAPFEAPGLGSAECDPLAIVDNMSEVIGNSNSYPYYSVAANDLYTFSPQLLVYEKLQGNSGKTKGAPTLIPASQSEVYVFDNLTQQYADLTEDVTSNEYVFTMKGFDVGSNGNVVIQGGDVIFLVDGDFTLAGGSSMTIKAGSSLSIFVTGNVSLSGSGNGFAEQHGVATSGHGAFNIYSSKAGESVSLSGNSDMYAVVYAPLATISIQGNGSIYGSIIGSFISGIGNADYHFDEALKSIDYGVGQGSGSGGGLNKPTLTFDRWYYRLPEVVKEEQE; from the coding sequence ATGATGAAAAAGCAAAAAGGTTTCACACTTGTTAAGGTCTTGCTGTTGAGCACAATGGCAGGTGTAGTCGTGTTTGGCGCGATGAAAGAAACGTTAGTTCAAGAGCGACTAACAGGTAACTTTCAAAAAAGTATGAATGCACGTTTTCTATCTGAAAAGGGTATTTATATTGTTGCGCAACGCTTAAGAGACGAATTAGTTCTGTCCCCACTTTTAACTCGTGATGAGCTAATCGCTACACAGGGAGTTTACACCGGTGGTGGCGAGTTAGGTGATGACTTGAAATATGATGTTACTGTAGCAGCACACCCCAGCGACGAGAGTCTCATTGTAATTACTAGTTCGGGGGAGCGATATAGTGGTGACTCCAATGACAAAATAATTGCTTATTATAAGTTTACCAAAGGGTCAACGACGCCAGTAAACGACAGTTTATTAGCTGGTTGTACAGGTGTTTACTTGCAAGGTAGCGGATTAATAGACAGTTATGACTCTTCAGTTGGTACTTATGAGCAGACCAAATCTGGTAATGCAGTAATTACAACTTCTAGTGTTAACGGTGATGTTACGTTAAAAGGGCATTCGATTATTAAAGGAGATGTAAATGCAGCCGGCTCAGTGTATTTGCTCGGTTCTTCACATGTATATGGTAACGTAACCGCAAATGGTAGCGTTGAGATATCACCAGGCAATGGTATGCGAGTGGATGGTAATGTTTTAACAGTAGGTAACATTGAGCATTTAGGTGGTGAAATTTCTGGTTATGTCCGTGCTAATGGTAATGCCCTAATGAAGTGGGGGGCCACGATTACTAACCAAAATAATGATAGTTTTGACATTCAATATGGTGGCACGGGTACCTTTCCTGACGGTAGCGAGTTTTATCAAAATGGAATCCATTATTCGGCAAGCCGATTTAACGTGAACCCTCAAATAGCGCCATTTGAGGCACCAGGGTTAGGCTCCGCAGAGTGTGATCCGCTTGCCATTGTTGACAATATGTCTGAGGTTATAGGCAATAGCAATAGTTACCCTTACTACTCTGTAGCGGCTAATGACTTATATACCTTCTCACCGCAGTTATTGGTCTATGAAAAGTTACAAGGGAATAGCGGAAAAACCAAAGGTGCACCAACCTTAATACCTGCATCACAAAGTGAGGTTTATGTTTTTGATAACCTTACCCAGCAATACGCCGACCTAACGGAAGATGTTACCTCAAACGAGTATGTATTTACGATGAAAGGTTTTGATGTGGGCAGCAATGGTAATGTGGTTATTCAAGGTGGTGATGTTATCTTTTTGGTAGATGGCGACTTTACTCTTGCAGGTGGATCATCAATGACCATTAAGGCGGGAAGTTCATTGAGTATATTTGTCACGGGTAACGTATCACTTAGTGGCAGCGGTAATGGTTTTGCTGAACAGCATGGTGTAGCCACTAGTGGCCATGGCGCATTTAACATTTATTCATCTAAAGCTGGGGAGTCGGTGTCTTTAAGCGGTAACAGTGATATGTATGCGGTCGTTTATGCTCCCCTTGCGACTATAAGCATACAAGGCAACGGTAGTATATATGGCAGTATTATAGGCTCATTTATTAGCGGAATAGGCAATGCAGATTACCACTTTGACGAAGCTTTGAAGAGTATTGACTATGGAGTTGGCCAAGGTAGTGGTAGCGGTGGGGGCTTGAATAAACCTACGCTGACATTTGATAGGTGGTATTACCGACTACCTGAAGTTGTTAAAGAAGAACAAGAGTAA
- a CDS encoding PilW family protein encodes MQRGFSLIELMVALTVGSFLLAGIAMSYSAIKNTVLTTRQLANAQEVIRYTNQILSRSIKQTYESPVITGNGVSLEVKQNANSPSCQGSVPTIEYKEVYTLSNNYLTCDILNNVTGESLGALNLLRGVEALQFSSSRSGRLIDVTVTPVNVPTQFANGIVISLAATRVIMR; translated from the coding sequence ATGCAAAGAGGGTTTTCATTAATTGAGTTGATGGTTGCATTAACAGTAGGTTCATTCTTACTGGCCGGAATAGCTATGTCGTATTCAGCGATAAAAAATACGGTACTTACAACTCGGCAGTTAGCGAATGCACAAGAAGTGATACGTTACACAAATCAAATTTTATCGCGAAGTATTAAGCAAACTTATGAATCACCAGTCATCACAGGAAACGGTGTATCCCTAGAAGTGAAACAAAATGCAAATAGTCCATCTTGTCAAGGCAGTGTACCTACCATTGAATACAAAGAGGTCTATACTTTAAGTAATAACTATCTTACTTGCGATATTTTGAATAATGTGACTGGAGAGAGTTTAGGCGCTTTAAACCTGTTGCGGGGAGTAGAGGCTTTACAATTTAGTAGTAGTCGTAGCGGACGTCTCATTGATGTCACTGTTACGCCTGTCAATGTACCAACACAGTTTGCAAATGGCATCGTCATTAGCCTAGCTGCTACTAGGGTAATTATGAGGTAA
- a CDS encoding type IV pilus modification PilV family protein, translating to MRIDKGFSLVEVMVSLLIASIALLGLAATQLRALQYATNSFDYTVSLVQGQNAMERVWSRLCVIQYDNPALFQDETFRDWLLPSLELRNKFSVEVPEAYENEMVITVSWIDERMNEDIDGANQVTLNATFMTLLSTCTRT from the coding sequence TTGCGAATAGATAAAGGGTTTTCCCTCGTTGAGGTTATGGTTTCTCTACTCATTGCAAGCATTGCTTTGTTAGGCTTGGCTGCAACACAGTTGAGAGCTTTGCAGTATGCAACGAACAGCTTTGACTATACCGTTTCATTAGTGCAAGGACAAAATGCGATGGAAAGGGTTTGGTCACGTTTATGTGTCATCCAGTACGATAATCCAGCATTATTTCAAGATGAAACGTTCAGAGACTGGTTATTACCTTCGCTGGAGTTACGTAACAAATTCTCTGTGGAAGTGCCCGAGGCTTATGAAAATGAGATGGTTATCACAGTAAGTTGGATTGATGAGCGTATGAATGAAGATATCGATGGGGCAAACCAAGTCACACTGAACGCCACTTTTATGACTTTGTTATCAACTTGTACGAGGACCTGA
- a CDS encoding pilus assembly FimT family protein, with protein sequence MTAGSEVSQNGFSLIELVVALGIISILALIAMPSFVTQIKQDRLTNNVNLLSAFYKYSRSEAVKQSKSVQLIKENSSWLLKSRENGVLVTVNQFSATDPSIKIGFEDRTISSTGELDQAVNMLVTDDDTSTADYRFCVLKSGQSWVDKAESNCE encoded by the coding sequence ATGACTGCTGGTAGCGAAGTGAGTCAGAACGGTTTTTCTTTGATTGAGCTTGTTGTAGCGTTAGGAATCATTTCTATTTTAGCGTTAATAGCAATGCCTTCATTTGTAACGCAAATTAAACAAGATCGGTTGACCAATAATGTAAATCTTTTGAGTGCTTTTTATAAATACTCGCGCAGTGAGGCCGTAAAGCAATCAAAAAGCGTACAACTGATTAAAGAAAATTCTTCTTGGTTATTAAAATCTCGAGAGAATGGGGTGTTGGTGACGGTTAACCAGTTCTCTGCAACGGATCCATCTATAAAAATAGGGTTTGAAGATCGCACTATCAGCTCAACAGGTGAACTAGACCAAGCTGTAAATATGCTAGTGACTGATGACGATACGAGTACGGCTGATTACAGGTTTTGTGTTCTAAAAAGCGGGCAAAGTTGGGTTGATAAGGCGGAAAGTAATTGCGAATAG
- a CDS encoding type IV pilin protein, with protein sequence MKNKGFSLLELLIAAAIVSIIGVLAYPSYLEAVRDGVRSEAQQELLKTAVILERLYSRNGGYPDSDKFEAIPTLENYTFKYEHKNKPNGGANFTSREFLLTASPKSGSIQVSDRCGALTINHIGTQGADANDCW encoded by the coding sequence ATGAAAAATAAAGGCTTTTCATTATTGGAATTGTTAATTGCTGCGGCGATTGTTTCTATAATTGGTGTTCTAGCTTACCCCTCATATTTAGAGGCTGTACGTGATGGCGTTCGCTCCGAAGCACAGCAAGAGCTATTAAAAACAGCAGTCATTCTTGAGCGTTTGTATTCCAGAAATGGTGGGTATCCAGATAGTGATAAATTTGAAGCAATACCAACGTTGGAAAACTATACTTTTAAGTATGAGCATAAGAATAAGCCCAATGGTGGTGCGAATTTTACCAGTAGAGAGTTTTTACTAACTGCGTCTCCTAAGAGCGGCAGTATACAAGTTTCGGATCGCTGTGGTGCGCTGACGATTAATCATATCGGTACTCAGGGAGCTGATGCTAATGACTGCTGGTAG